One genomic segment of Novisyntrophococcus fermenticellae includes these proteins:
- the ylxM gene encoding YlxM family DNA-binding protein: MDKLIAQTLLYDFYGELLTEHQRRVYEDVVLNDYSISEIAEAAGISRQGVHDMVKRCGRILEDYESKLHLVEKFIHIKENVNWIRELTQSGTQSQVMRQIEEISKDILEEL; encoded by the coding sequence ATGGATAAATTAATCGCGCAGACATTATTATATGATTTTTATGGTGAGTTGCTGACCGAACACCAACGCCGCGTATATGAAGATGTAGTTCTGAATGATTACTCGATAAGTGAAATAGCTGAGGCAGCGGGAATCAGTCGGCAAGGTGTTCATGATATGGTAAAGCGATGCGGCAGAATTTTGGAAGATTATGAATCAAAGCTGCATCTGGTCGAAAAATTCATTCACATCAAAGAGAATGTGAATTGGATTCGGGAATTGACACAAAGTGGCACGCAGTCCCAAGTGATGCGTCAGATAGAGGAAATATCCAAAGATATTCTGGAGGAATTGTAA
- a CDS encoding DUF362 domain-containing protein, producing MEKSKVYYTSMRTGLDTNLPKKLKKLILKAGIKDIDFDNKFTAVKIHFGEPGNLAYLRPNYAKVVVDTIKELGGKPFLTDCNTLYVGGRKNALDHMESAYENGYSPFSTGCHVLIADGLKGTDDLEVPVEGGEYVKAAKIGRAIMDADIFITLSHFKGHESTGFGGCLKNIGMGCGSRRGKMEMHSAGKPYVEQEVCIGCRRCTRECAQDAITVENKVAFIDHNKCVGCGRCIGVCPQDAICPASDESNDILNCKIAEYSKAVVAGRSNFHISLVIDISPYCDCHPENDAPIVPDVGMFASFDPVALDVACADAVNAQPILPGSLLDESEHAGHDHFGAVSPTTNWRSCVEHAEKIGLGSMEYELIEVE from the coding sequence ATGGAAAAATCCAAGGTGTATTACACAAGTATGAGAACCGGACTTGATACGAATCTTCCAAAAAAATTAAAAAAGCTCATTTTAAAGGCAGGGATAAAAGACATTGATTTTGATAATAAATTCACTGCTGTCAAGATACATTTTGGGGAGCCGGGAAACCTGGCATACCTAAGACCCAATTATGCAAAAGTCGTAGTGGACACAATTAAGGAGCTGGGCGGAAAACCATTTTTGACTGACTGCAACACGCTGTATGTGGGAGGGAGAAAGAATGCACTGGATCATATGGAAAGTGCATACGAGAATGGATACTCTCCATTCTCAACCGGCTGTCATGTCCTTATCGCTGATGGCTTGAAGGGAACCGATGATTTAGAGGTTCCTGTGGAAGGCGGCGAATATGTGAAGGCGGCAAAAATAGGCAGAGCGATTATGGACGCAGATATATTTATCACGCTTTCACATTTTAAGGGGCATGAATCAACCGGATTTGGTGGCTGCCTGAAAAATATCGGAATGGGCTGCGGATCCCGCCGGGGCAAGATGGAGATGCACAGTGCCGGAAAACCTTATGTGGAACAAGAAGTATGTATCGGATGCAGACGCTGCACCAGGGAATGCGCACAGGATGCGATCACTGTGGAGAACAAAGTGGCATTCATAGATCATAATAAGTGTGTAGGCTGTGGAAGATGTATCGGCGTCTGTCCGCAGGATGCCATCTGCCCCGCTTCCGATGAATCCAATGATATTTTGAATTGTAAGATTGCTGAGTACAGCAAGGCTGTAGTTGCGGGAAGAAGCAATTTTCATATCAGCCTGGTCATAGATATCTCACCATATTGTGACTGTCATCCGGAGAACGATGCACCTATTGTTCCCGATGTCGGGATGTTTGCATCTTTTGATCCGGTAGCTCTGGATGTAGCCTGTGCCGATGCAGTGAATGCACAGCCGATTCTTCCGGGCAGCCTGCTGGATGAGTCCGAGCATGCGGGACACGATCATTTTGGAGCCGTATCCCCAACAACTAACTGGAGAAGCTGCGTGGAGCATGCCGAGAAGATCGGACTTGGAAGTATGGAGTACGAATTGATTGAAGTGGAATAA
- the ilvA gene encoding threonine ammonia-lyase, which produces MLTLEKFEEASDTVKQVIQETKLIYSKYLSDQTGNKVYLKPENMQLTGAYKLRGAYYTISTLREEERKKGLITASAGNHAQGVAYAAQCFGAKAVIVMPTTTPLIKVERTKSYGAEVVLYGDVYDESCAKAYELASEEGYTFIHPFDDLRVATGQGTIAMEIIQDLPLVDYILVPIGGGGLATGVSTLAKMLKPNIKIIGVEPAGAACMKASLKNAKVTTLSHVNTIADGTAVQTPGSKIFPYIQKNLDDIITVEDEELVVAFLDMVENHKMIVENSGLLTVAALKHLDVKKKKVVSVLSGGNMDVITMSSVVQNGLIARDRIFTISVLLPDKPGELVRVSSVIAAQNGNIIKLDHNQFFSTNRTAAVELKITLEAFGTEHKKQIIRELEKSGYCPKITRPNL; this is translated from the coding sequence ATGCTGACCCTCGAGAAATTTGAGGAGGCATCAGATACTGTAAAACAGGTTATTCAGGAAACTAAACTGATATACAGCAAATATCTAAGTGACCAGACAGGAAACAAAGTTTACCTGAAACCGGAGAATATGCAGCTTACAGGAGCATACAAGTTAAGAGGCGCTTACTATACCATCAGTACGTTGCGTGAAGAAGAACGTAAAAAAGGTCTGATTACGGCTTCAGCAGGTAATCATGCACAGGGAGTGGCTTATGCGGCGCAGTGTTTTGGTGCAAAAGCGGTTATTGTAATGCCTACAACGACGCCCCTGATTAAGGTGGAACGTACGAAAAGTTACGGTGCGGAAGTAGTTCTGTATGGGGATGTCTATGATGAGTCATGCGCAAAGGCCTATGAACTTGCGTCAGAAGAAGGATATACCTTTATCCATCCTTTTGATGATCTTCGCGTGGCAACCGGGCAGGGAACCATAGCCATGGAAATTATTCAGGACTTGCCGCTCGTGGATTATATACTGGTGCCTATCGGCGGCGGCGGACTTGCAACCGGAGTCTCTACCCTGGCGAAGATGCTTAAACCGAATATTAAAATCATCGGAGTTGAACCTGCTGGAGCCGCATGTATGAAGGCATCTTTGAAGAATGCAAAAGTCACAACCCTTTCTCATGTGAACACCATAGCTGACGGCACTGCGGTTCAGACACCGGGCAGTAAGATATTCCCCTATATTCAGAAAAACCTGGATGATATCATTACCGTAGAGGATGAAGAGCTTGTGGTTGCATTTCTGGACATGGTGGAAAACCATAAGATGATTGTAGAGAATTCCGGCCTTCTGACAGTTGCAGCATTAAAACATCTGGATGTGAAAAAGAAAAAAGTGGTGTCTGTTTTAAGCGGCGGAAACATGGATGTCATCACCATGTCATCCGTGGTTCAGAACGGATTAATAGCCAGAGACAGAATATTCACCATCTCTGTTCTGCTGCCGGATAAACCAGGTGAACTCGTGAGAGTATCCAGTGTAATTGCTGCTCAGAACGGAAACATCATCAAATTGGACCATAACCAGTTCTTCAGTACCAACCGGACAGCTGCCGTTGAATTAAAGATAACACTGGAAGCATTTGGTACAGAACATAAGAAACAGATTATACGTGAACTTGAAAAGTCGGGCTATTGTCCAAAGATAACCCGCCCGAATTTATAG
- the ftsY gene encoding signal recognition particle-docking protein FtsY produces the protein MAEEKVGFFKRLVKGLTKTRDSIVSGIDSIFSGFSSIDDDFYEEIEEILVMGDIGINTTTAIIENLKKEVNERHIKEPSECKQLLIDSIKKQMAVGETAYEFEHRKSVILVIGVNGVGKTTSVGKLAGKLKEQGKRVILAAADTFRAAAGEQLTQWAGRAGVEIIGGQSGADPASVVYDAVAAAKARDADILICDTAGRLHNKKNLMEELKKIYRILEKEYPEAYLETLVVLDGTTGQNALAQARQFNEVAHINGIILTKLDGTAKGGIAVAIESELDIPVKYIGVGEGIDDLQKFDSQEFVNALFNITVDA, from the coding sequence ATGGCTGAGGAGAAAGTTGGCTTTTTTAAACGCCTGGTAAAAGGACTGACAAAGACCAGAGACAGTATCGTATCGGGAATAGATTCCATTTTCAGTGGATTCTCCAGCATTGACGATGATTTTTATGAAGAGATAGAAGAAATTCTGGTGATGGGGGATATTGGAATCAATACCACCACGGCAATTATAGAAAACCTGAAAAAGGAAGTAAATGAAAGACATATCAAGGAGCCCTCAGAATGCAAGCAGCTTTTAATTGACAGTATTAAAAAGCAGATGGCAGTAGGGGAGACGGCATATGAATTTGAACATCGCAAATCTGTAATTCTCGTAATTGGTGTTAATGGTGTGGGGAAGACTACATCTGTCGGAAAGTTGGCCGGTAAACTAAAAGAGCAGGGGAAAAGGGTTATCCTGGCGGCTGCAGACACCTTCCGCGCTGCTGCAGGGGAACAATTGACACAATGGGCCGGACGAGCGGGAGTAGAGATTATAGGCGGTCAGTCTGGGGCTGATCCTGCCTCTGTGGTCTATGATGCAGTTGCAGCGGCAAAAGCAAGAGATGCAGACATCCTGATTTGTGATACTGCCGGGCGTCTGCACAATAAGAAAAATCTGATGGAAGAGTTAAAGAAAATCTACAGAATACTGGAAAAAGAATATCCTGAAGCCTATCTGGAAACGCTGGTGGTACTGGATGGGACGACCGGGCAAAATGCACTTGCTCAGGCCCGTCAGTTCAATGAAGTGGCACACATAAACGGAATTATCCTTACAAAGCTGGACGGGACGGCAAAAGGCGGCATTGCAGTGGCAATAGAGTCCGAGCTGGATATTCCGGTCAAATATATTGGAGTTGGAGAAGGGATTGACGATTTACAGAAATTTGACTCACAGGAATTTGTGAATGCATTATTCAATATTACAGTCGATGCCTGA
- the smc gene encoding chromosome segregation protein SMC: MYLKSIEMHGFKSFANKIVLEFHDGITGIVGPNGSGKSNVGDAVRWVLGEQSAKQLRGGNMQDVIFSGTEARKPLGYASVAITLDNSDHKLNIDFEEVTVTRRLYRSGESEYLLNGSSCRLKDINELFYDTGIGKEGYSIIGQGQIDKILSGKPEERRELFDEAAGIVKFKRRKSTALKKLAEEQQNLVRVTDILSELTRQLGPLERQSESARIYLKKKEELKKLDINLFLLEMERIEEQIAQVSAKYEASSQELQESNRNFEQTRQEYEKLEDELDDLDGKIQSARDQTSQNTLMKQQLESQIELLKEQIHTARMNHEHYKTRITAIQEELERRTEARTGYQKEQENLDICLAEVSEKKTSKERELEELQKKIEENHLAVENGKNDIIEILNKRGSIKGKIQRYDAMLEQIGIRKAELNQKLLRLKSDEAQQVNALEELQAAYQDIKEQVRTVKEEYEEADRQIAGIQALLTEQTRQMEVGQTAYHREESRLESLKNITERYGGYGNSIRKVMEQKDRNPGIHGVVADLFKTQKQYETALETALGGSIQNIVTDNENTAKYLIEYLKRGRFGRATFLPLTSMNRKQAFINEAALKEAGVIGIAANLVEYDSIYEGLCSHLLGRTLVVDTIDHAIALGRKYKQSIRMVTLEGELLSPGGSMSGGAFRNNSNLLGRRREIEELESSVKALKKDMDAVQSEIMENRGKRNRLRDDRTEINEKLQQLYLRQNTAKINMSQAREKTVDLQSGFTELQKEALEIEAQIGEIGRNKRIIEEELEVSKKMEDKLGTEISARQEELDAQIREENDKNKILESIRLEFANVKQKYEFLQLNLQRLDDEIMRFRKEEAQINHAMEEESGDIGKKEGDILEVQKTIEAAGQAGEENTVWMQQLLKKKEELNQSHKSFFEKREELSKHINLMDKECFRLNSHKEKLEETKETRINYMWEEYEITPGHARSWQMEEPVEAGEIRRQVAVLKDDIRKLGPVNVNAIEDFKEIQERHTFLQNQHTDLVKAAETLQGIIDELDTGMRRQFTEKFQEIKIEFDKAFKQLFGGGKGTLELTEDEDVLEAGIRIISQPPGKKLQNMMQLSGGEKALTAIALLFAIQNLKPSPFCLLDEIEAALDDSNVTRFAQYLHKLTKNTQFIIITHRRGTMNAADRLYGITMQEKGVSTLVSVNLIENELDK; this comes from the coding sequence ATGTATTTAAAATCCATTGAAATGCATGGGTTTAAGTCCTTTGCAAACAAAATTGTGCTGGAGTTTCATGATGGTATTACCGGTATCGTGGGGCCAAACGGGAGCGGAAAGAGTAATGTGGGTGACGCAGTACGCTGGGTACTTGGCGAACAGAGTGCAAAGCAGCTGCGAGGCGGCAATATGCAGGATGTTATCTTTTCCGGTACGGAGGCCAGAAAGCCGCTTGGTTATGCATCAGTAGCTATTACTCTGGACAACTCAGACCATAAATTAAATATTGACTTTGAAGAGGTTACAGTTACCAGACGCCTGTATCGTTCCGGGGAAAGTGAATATCTTTTGAATGGCTCATCCTGCCGCCTGAAAGATATCAATGAACTCTTCTATGATACAGGTATTGGAAAAGAAGGATACTCTATCATCGGACAAGGTCAGATTGATAAGATATTAAGCGGTAAACCTGAAGAAAGAAGGGAACTCTTTGACGAGGCTGCAGGAATCGTGAAATTCAAGAGGAGGAAGTCTACGGCCCTTAAGAAACTGGCAGAGGAGCAGCAGAATCTGGTTCGGGTGACAGATATACTTTCCGAATTGACCAGGCAGCTGGGACCATTGGAACGGCAGTCTGAGTCCGCCAGAATTTATCTGAAGAAGAAGGAAGAGCTAAAAAAGCTTGACATTAATCTCTTCCTTCTGGAGATGGAACGTATCGAAGAGCAGATAGCACAAGTCAGTGCCAAATACGAAGCTTCCAGTCAGGAGCTGCAGGAATCGAACCGGAATTTTGAACAAACGAGGCAGGAATATGAGAAGCTGGAAGATGAATTGGATGACCTGGATGGGAAAATACAGTCGGCCAGGGATCAGACAAGCCAGAACACTTTGATGAAACAACAGTTGGAGAGTCAGATTGAGCTTCTGAAAGAACAGATACATACGGCCCGGATGAACCATGAGCATTATAAGACCAGGATTACAGCAATACAAGAAGAACTGGAAAGGCGTACTGAGGCGAGGACCGGGTACCAAAAGGAACAGGAAAATCTGGATATCTGTCTGGCTGAGGTAAGTGAAAAAAAGACATCCAAAGAACGGGAACTGGAAGAACTTCAAAAGAAAATAGAAGAGAATCATCTTGCGGTCGAAAACGGAAAGAATGATATCATAGAAATTTTAAATAAAAGAGGCTCTATTAAAGGAAAAATCCAGAGATATGACGCTATGCTGGAACAGATCGGCATCCGGAAAGCAGAGCTGAATCAGAAACTTCTCCGTCTGAAAAGCGATGAAGCACAGCAAGTCAATGCTCTGGAGGAACTGCAGGCGGCATATCAGGATATTAAAGAACAAGTGCGGACGGTTAAGGAGGAATATGAAGAGGCAGATCGCCAGATTGCCGGAATACAGGCTCTTCTTACAGAGCAGACCAGACAGATGGAGGTTGGGCAGACTGCTTACCACAGGGAAGAATCGCGTCTGGAGTCCCTGAAGAATATTACGGAGCGCTATGGCGGATATGGAAACAGTATTCGGAAGGTCATGGAGCAAAAAGACAGGAATCCCGGAATTCATGGTGTTGTGGCGGATTTGTTTAAGACGCAGAAGCAGTATGAGACAGCGCTTGAAACAGCACTTGGCGGAAGTATTCAGAATATTGTGACAGATAATGAAAATACGGCGAAATATCTGATTGAATATCTGAAGCGGGGAAGATTTGGGCGTGCTACCTTCCTGCCGCTTACAAGCATGAATAGAAAACAGGCATTTATCAATGAGGCTGCACTGAAGGAGGCGGGTGTCATCGGTATTGCCGCCAATCTCGTGGAATATGACAGTATTTATGAAGGCCTTTGCAGTCATCTGCTGGGACGCACACTGGTTGTGGATACCATCGATCATGCAATTGCTTTGGGAAGAAAATATAAACAATCCATACGTATGGTCACGCTCGAAGGTGAATTATTGAGTCCAGGCGGTTCGATGTCCGGTGGTGCATTCCGCAATAACAGTAATCTGCTGGGGCGCCGGCGGGAAATCGAGGAACTGGAATCCAGCGTGAAGGCATTGAAAAAGGATATGGATGCCGTACAGTCAGAAATCATGGAGAATCGAGGCAAACGAAATCGATTAAGGGATGACAGAACCGAGATTAATGAAAAATTACAGCAGCTCTACCTGCGGCAAAATACTGCAAAAATAAATATGAGCCAGGCCAGAGAAAAGACGGTGGATCTCCAGAGTGGGTTTACAGAACTTCAAAAAGAGGCTCTGGAAATTGAAGCACAGATTGGAGAAATCGGACGAAATAAGCGTATAATTGAGGAAGAACTGGAAGTCTCCAAAAAGATGGAGGACAAACTGGGAACAGAGATATCCGCCCGTCAGGAAGAACTGGATGCACAGATACGTGAAGAAAATGATAAAAATAAAATTCTGGAATCCATCCGCCTGGAATTTGCCAATGTGAAACAAAAATACGAGTTCCTGCAGTTGAATCTGCAGCGGCTGGATGATGAAATTATGCGTTTTCGAAAAGAGGAAGCCCAAATCAATCATGCAATGGAAGAAGAATCCGGCGATATTGGCAAAAAAGAAGGTGATATCCTGGAGGTTCAAAAGACCATTGAGGCAGCGGGGCAGGCGGGCGAAGAGAACACTGTATGGATGCAGCAGCTTTTGAAGAAAAAGGAGGAACTCAATCAGTCCCACAAGTCCTTTTTCGAAAAAAGGGAAGAACTTTCTAAACATATAAATCTGATGGATAAGGAGTGCTTCCGGCTGAACAGTCACAAAGAGAAGCTGGAGGAGACGAAGGAAACGCGGATTAACTATATGTGGGAGGAATACGAGATAACGCCTGGGCATGCCCGAAGCTGGCAGATGGAAGAGCCCGTGGAAGCCGGTGAAATCCGCAGACAGGTTGCCGTTCTAAAAGATGATATCAGGAAGCTTGGACCGGTCAATGTCAATGCAATTGAAGACTTTAAAGAGATTCAGGAGCGGCATACGTTTCTGCAGAATCAGCATACCGATCTTGTGAAGGCGGCGGAAACACTGCAGGGCATTATCGATGAGCTTGATACGGGTATGCGAAGGCAATTTACAGAGAAGTTTCAGGAAATTAAAATTGAGTTTGATAAAGCCTTCAAACAGCTGTTCGGAGGCGGAAAAGGGACACTTGAGCTGACCGAGGATGAAGACGTACTCGAAGCAGGCATTCGGATTATCAGTCAGCCCCCGGGGAAGAAGCTGCAGAATATGATGCAGCTCTCAGGAGGTGAAAAGGCTTTGACAGCTATTGCCTTGCTTTTTGCTATCCAAAATCTGAAACCATCTCCATTCTGCCTACTGGATGAGATTGAAGCAGCGCTTGATGATTCCAATGTTACGAGATTTGCCCAATATCTCCATAAGTTGACAAAAAATACGCAATTTATTATTATTACACATAGAAGAGGAACCATGAACGCTGCAGACCGTCTCTATGGCATCACGATGCAGGAGAAGGGTGTATCTACATTGGTATCCGTTAATCTTATAGAGAATGAATTGGATAAGTAA
- the rnc gene encoding ribonuclease III has product MKNFDKIKDLEQRIGYQFENFDLLIMAMRHSSYTNENKMSRLECNERLEFLGDAVLEAVSSEFLYAQYPKKPEGELTKMRASLVCEPTLAYDARELNLGSYLLLGKGEEATGGRGRDSITSDAFEAVIGAIFLDGGFANAKEFILAHVLDDVEHKQLFYDSKTILQEIIQAEKEGDVTYVITGEHGPDHDKNFEAEVLVEKERIGRGQGRTKKAAEQQAAYDAICQIKKSR; this is encoded by the coding sequence ATGAAGAATTTTGATAAGATAAAGGATCTGGAGCAGAGAATTGGGTACCAGTTTGAGAACTTTGACCTTTTGATAATGGCCATGAGACACAGCTCCTATACGAATGAAAATAAGATGAGCAGGCTGGAGTGCAATGAACGGCTGGAGTTTTTAGGGGATGCTGTTTTAGAAGCGGTTTCTTCGGAGTTTCTGTATGCGCAGTATCCCAAAAAGCCGGAAGGAGAACTGACGAAGATGAGGGCCAGCCTGGTCTGTGAACCAACTTTGGCTTATGATGCGAGGGAGTTGAACCTGGGAAGCTATCTGCTGCTGGGAAAAGGGGAAGAAGCCACCGGAGGAAGAGGAAGGGATTCGATAACATCAGATGCGTTTGAAGCTGTAATTGGTGCAATTTTTCTGGACGGTGGTTTTGCTAATGCAAAAGAGTTTATTTTGGCTCATGTGCTGGATGATGTGGAGCATAAACAGCTCTTTTATGATAGCAAGACTATCCTTCAGGAGATTATTCAAGCTGAGAAGGAGGGTGATGTCACCTATGTAATTACCGGTGAACATGGTCCTGATCATGATAAAAATTTTGAAGCCGAGGTTCTTGTGGAGAAAGAGAGAATCGGCCGTGGCCAGGGAAGGACAAAAAAGGCAGCGGAGCAGCAGGCCGCTTACGATGCAATCTGCCAGATTAAGAAGAGTAGGTGA
- the acpP gene encoding acyl carrier protein, translating into MEFTKLVSIIADVLNVDTAEITVDTTFVDDLGADSLDIFQIIMGIEEEFDIEISNEDAEQIVSVGDAVEQIKKAIG; encoded by the coding sequence ATGGAGTTTACAAAGTTGGTTAGTATTATAGCGGATGTTTTAAATGTGGATACTGCGGAGATAACGGTGGATACTACATTTGTGGATGATTTGGGAGCGGATTCGCTGGATATCTTTCAAATCATCATGGGTATCGAAGAAGAATTCGATATTGAGATATCCAATGAGGATGCAGAGCAAATTGTATCTGTTGGAGATGCGGTTGAACAGATCAAAAAAGCAATTGGCTGA
- the plsX gene encoding phosphate acyltransferase PlsX, with translation MGELVKVAVDAMGGDFAPAEPVKGAVDAVNENDGIFVYLVGKEDVLKAELSRYTYPADRIQTVPASEVIETGEPPVKAIRSKKDSSIVVAMNMIRHGEADAIVSSGSTGAILVGGQVIVGRLKGVERPPLAPLIPTEKGASLLIDCGANVDARPSHLVQFATMGSIYMEHVVGVKNPKVAIVNIGAEEEKGNALVKETFPLLKANRNINFIGSIEARDIPKGAADVIVCEAFVGNVILKLYEGVGSTLIHKVKSGMMVNLRSKMGALLIKPALKATLKSFDSSQYGGAPLLGLKGLVVKTHGSSKALEFKNSILQCIDFKNENISEKIKEHISDENVSGEED, from the coding sequence ATGGGTGAACTTGTAAAAGTTGCAGTGGATGCCATGGGCGGAGATTTTGCTCCGGCAGAGCCTGTAAAAGGCGCTGTGGATGCAGTAAATGAAAACGATGGAATATTTGTATACCTGGTTGGAAAAGAAGACGTGTTGAAGGCAGAACTGTCCAGATATACTTATCCGGCGGACAGAATCCAGACAGTACCTGCTTCGGAAGTAATTGAGACTGGAGAACCTCCCGTAAAAGCAATCCGCAGCAAGAAAGATTCCTCTATTGTGGTGGCTATGAATATGATTCGCCATGGGGAGGCAGATGCAATCGTATCCTCAGGAAGTACGGGAGCAATCCTTGTAGGCGGACAGGTGATTGTAGGGAGATTAAAAGGAGTGGAACGCCCACCTCTTGCTCCGCTTATTCCCACAGAGAAGGGAGCGTCGCTTCTGATTGACTGCGGAGCAAATGTGGATGCACGTCCTTCTCATCTGGTTCAGTTCGCAACTATGGGCTCTATTTACATGGAACATGTGGTTGGAGTAAAAAATCCCAAAGTTGCAATTGTAAACATAGGCGCAGAAGAGGAGAAGGGTAATGCACTGGTAAAAGAAACATTCCCACTTTTAAAAGCGAACAGGAATATTAATTTTATAGGGAGCATAGAAGCCAGGGATATCCCAAAAGGAGCAGCAGATGTTATTGTCTGTGAAGCATTTGTAGGAAACGTGATATTAAAGCTTTATGAGGGAGTTGGTTCTACATTGATTCATAAAGTGAAATCCGGCATGATGGTAAATCTGCGCAGTAAGATGGGAGCACTTTTGATAAAACCGGCACTTAAAGCTACACTGAAGTCTTTCGATTCCAGTCAGTATGGCGGTGCGCCATTGCTTGGGCTTAAGGGTTTGGTGGTTAAGACTCATGGCAGTTCAAAAGCGCTGGAGTTTAAGAACTCTATTTTGCAGTGCATTGATTTTAAGAATGAGAATATCAGTGAGAAGATTAAGGAACATATTTCAGATGAGAATGTTTCGGGGGAGGAAGATTAA
- a CDS encoding methylglyoxal synthase: MNPDYITFTIDEKKNIALIAHDNEKAKLIEWCKENKEILKHHNLCGTGTTARMISDQTGLTVKAYNSGPLGGDQQIGAKIVEGRIDFVVFFSDPLTAQPHDPDVKALMRISQVYDIPMAINKATADFMIQSKYMTSTYDHEVINFRKNVQERAETL; encoded by the coding sequence ATGAATCCGGATTATATCACATTTACAATAGATGAGAAGAAGAATATCGCATTGATTGCGCATGATAATGAAAAGGCAAAACTGATTGAATGGTGCAAGGAAAACAAAGAGATTCTAAAGCATCATAATCTCTGCGGTACAGGAACGACTGCAAGGATGATTTCAGATCAGACAGGTCTGACGGTTAAAGCCTATAACAGTGGTCCCCTTGGCGGTGATCAGCAAATAGGGGCTAAGATTGTAGAAGGCAGGATTGATTTTGTCGTGTTCTTTTCCGATCCGCTGACTGCACAGCCTCATGACCCGGATGTAAAAGCGCTGATGCGTATCAGCCAGGTTTATGATATTCCGATGGCGATAAATAAGGCAACAGCTGATTTTATGATTCAGTCCAAATACATGACATCTACGTACGATCATGAAGTTATCAATTTTCGGAAGAATGTTCAGGAACGGGCTGAAACCCTTTGA
- the rpmF gene encoding 50S ribosomal protein L32, translating to MSICPKNKSSKARRDKRRANWKMSAPNLVKCSKCGELMMPHRVCKACGTYNKKEIIAVD from the coding sequence ATGTCCATCTGTCCAAAGAATAAATCGTCCAAAGCCAGAAGAGACAAGAGAAGAGCAAACTGGAAAATGTCCGCTCCGAACCTTGTAAAGTGCAGTAAATGCGGAGAACTTATGATGCCGCACAGAGTCTGCAAGGCTTGTGGAACATATAATAAAAAAGAAATTATCGCTGTGGACTAA
- a CDS encoding YceD family protein: protein MLVELTKVMLQDGNTCQQAVNLNLKNIEVFGEHFPVTVSAPAELMITNSGKGILVIEVRADVQVMIPCARCLEEVKYDFALDTTRKVDMKLSAEEMDEAEEEYNFIEKNQLNVDKLVQNELLVNWPIRVLCKEDCKGICSRCGANLNHGDCGCDREALDPRMAAIQDIFSKFKEV from the coding sequence ATGCTGGTTGAATTAACTAAGGTGATGTTGCAGGACGGTAATACCTGTCAGCAGGCAGTCAATCTGAATCTGAAAAACATCGAAGTATTTGGAGAACATTTTCCGGTTACGGTAAGTGCTCCTGCAGAGCTTATGATCACGAATTCCGGAAAGGGAATATTAGTGATAGAGGTTCGGGCCGATGTTCAGGTGATGATACCGTGCGCAAGATGTCTGGAAGAAGTGAAGTATGATTTTGCACTTGATACTACGCGTAAGGTGGATATGAAGCTGAGCGCAGAAGAGATGGATGAGGCAGAAGAAGAGTACAACTTCATTGAGAAAAATCAACTGAATGTGGATAAACTGGTACAGAACGAACTCTTAGTCAATTGGCCGATTCGGGTGCTGTGTAAAGAAGACTGTAAAGGAATCTGCAGCCGATGTGGCGCTAATCTCAACCATGGTGATTGTGGCTGTGACAGAGAGGCGTTAGACCCGCGAATGGCTGCAATACAGGATATATTCAGCAAATTTAAGGAGGTGTAA